From a single Brassica napus cultivar Da-Ae chromosome C9, Da-Ae, whole genome shotgun sequence genomic region:
- the LOC125592655 gene encoding uncharacterized protein LOC125592655, whose translation MGSIKPWEGLHQSDASFAQECNAECNAVELRSGKQLSEQVKKKFTAAEKGKQKELEQPTETPVAAEKEPTERINQPEPERPAEVVCPIPEPVPARKFTPKVPYPIPAKVTRKDREEMKCRKMVEDLTVRLPLMDTIQMMPSVHSFMKGLISGKISEENEFMTVSKECSAVLQNRQIKKRGDPGKFVLSIQIGKTVFSCSLVDLGSSVNLMPYSVARRLGYSHFKPTRMSLVFADRSVKSPVGILEDLQVRVGNTSVPADFVVLELEEESKDPLILGRPFLCTVGAIIDVRQGKIDLHLGDIVMQFEIDELLKKPMLDGQTFEVDEGIDPLQPSEGMIEEILKEDPLELALEYGKNGGESKSGEESNKDENTPTGATSSWNSPVPPNLPDDPWSELRAPKISIHPDDQEKTTFTCPYGTYAYRRMPFGLCNAPATFQRCMMSIFTDLIEDIMEVFMDDFSVYGSSFNVCLSNLCRVLKRCEDKHLVLNWEKCHFMVRNEIVLGHKISEKGIEVDKAKIEVMMSLQPPTTVKAIRSFAKDSTGAAFHTIKGALVSAPVVQPPDWDLPFEIMTDASDFTVGAVLGQRKDKKLHVIYYASKTMDEAQCRYATTEKELLAIVFAFEKFRSYLVGSKVIVHTDHAALKYLLTKKDAKPRLLRWILLLQEFDLEIKDKKSVENGVADHLSRMKIEDDTALDSEHTVEHVNSIGLRFAEQPRSIISDCSRVPQQPLSIISDCSRVSEQPLAAIQKQYSHLPWFAEIANFLAAEKEPPKFTGNEKRKFLREARQYVWDEPYLYKHCRDDIFRRCVPEADIPGILHHCHGSSYAGHFATFKTVSKILQADFWWPTMFRDAHAFIARCDACQRLGNISKRNEMPQNYILEVEVFDC comes from the exons atgggctcaatcaaACCATGGGAAGGTCTTCATCAATCTGACGCGTCTTTTGCTCAGGAGTGCAACGCG GAGTGCAACGCGGTTGAGTTAAGGAGTGGAAAGCAATTGTCGGAGCAGGTTAAGAAAAAGTTTACTGCGGCTGAGAAAGGGAAGCAGAAAGAGTTGGAACAACCCACTGAGACCCCAGTAGCTGCTGAAAAGGAACCAACAGAGAGGATCAATCAACCAGAACCAGAACGACCAGCTGAGGTCGTTTGCCCTATTCCAGAGCCTGTTCCTGCTCGCAAATTTACCCCTAAAGTCCCTTACCCTATTCCAGCAAAGGTTACTCGCAAGGACCGAGAAGAGATGAAGTGTAGGAAGATGGTGGAAGACCTAACCGTCCGACTTCCCTTGATGGATACGATCCAGATGATGCCCTCTGTGCACAGCTTTATGAAAGGATTGATCTCAGGAAAAATATCAGAGGAGAACGAATTCATGACAGTCTCTAAGGAGTGCAGTGCAGTCCTTCAGAACAGGCAGATTAAGAAGCGCGGAGACCCTGGCAAGTTCGTTCTCTCTATCCAGATTGGGAAGACAGTTTTCTCATGTTCCTTGGTTGATCTGGGATCCAGCGTAAACCTCATGCCCTACTCTGTAGCACGACGTCTGGGATACTCGCATTTCAAACCAACAAGGATGTCCTTGGTATTCGCGGATAGATCAGTTAAGTCTCCTGTTGGCATTCTAGAGGATCTTCAAGTACGAGTCGGGAACACTTCTGTCCCAGCAGACTTCGTAGTTCTTGAACTGGAAGAAGAATCCAAAGATCCTCTTATCTTAGGAAGACCGTTTCTTTGCACTGTTGGAGCAATCATTGACGTGCGACAAGGGaagattgatctccatctgGGAGACATAGTCATGCAGTTCGAGATAGATGAGCTGCTGAAGAAGCCGATGCTGGATGGACAGACATTCGAAGTGGATGAAGGGATTGATCCGTTACAACCTAGCGAAGGGATGATTGAGGAGATTCTTAAGGAAGATCCCCTCGAGCTCGCACTT GAGTATGGGAAGAATGGTGGCGAGTCTAAGTCTGGGGAAGAGAGCAACAAAGACGAGAACACTCCAACTGGAGCAACCTCTTCATGGAACTCACCTGTTCCGCCGAACCTGCCTGATGACCCCTGGAGCGAGCTAAGGGCTCCTAAG atttcCATCCACCCAGACGATCAGGAGAAGACAACGTTCACATGCCCATACGGAACGTACGCGTACAGGAGAATGCCATTCGGCCTGTGCAATGCGCCAGCAACATTTCAGCgttgcatgatgtcgatctttactgacCTGATTGAagacattatggaggttttcatggacgatttcagcGTCTATGGAAGCTCTTTTAATGtatgtttgtcaaacttgtgcagggtaCTAAAAAGGTGTGAGGATAAGCATTTGGTgctcaattgggagaagtgccacTTCATGGTCAGAAATGAGATTGTTCTAGGACATAAGATCTCCGAGAAAGGCATTGAGGTTGATAAGGCAAAGATCGAGGTGATGATGAGCTTGCAGCCCCCAACAACTGTGAAAGCAATCCGGAGCTTCGCGAAGGattctacaggag CTGCGTTCCACACGATCAAGGGAGCTCTAGTTAGCGCGCCTGTTGTGCAACCGCCAGATTGGGATCTTCCCTTTGAAATCATGACCGATGCAAGCGATTTTACAGTTGGAGCAGTCCTTGGGCAGCGCAAAGATAAGAAGCTTCATGTGATCTATTACGCAAGCAAAACCATGGACGAAGCTCAATGCAGATACGCTACTACTGAGAAGGAACTTCTGGCTATTGTTTTCGCATTCGAGAAGTTCAGATCCTACCTGGTGGGCTCGAAGGTGATTGTGCACACAGACCATGCTGCTCTTAAGTATTTGCTTacaaagaaggatgcaaaaccaAGGTTGTTGAGGTGGATCCTTCTTCTCCAAGAGTTTGATCTGGAGATTAAAGACAAAAAAAGTGTCGAGAATGGGGTTGCAGACCACTTGTCCAGAATGAAGATTGAGGATGATACAGCTCTTGATTCAGAACACACAGTGGAACACGTCAATTCAATTGGTCTGCGCTTCGCGGAACAACCCAGAAGTATCATATCTGATTGTTCTCGCGTACCGCAACAACCCTTGAGCATAATATCCGATTGTTCTCGCGTATCGGAACAACCACTAGCAGCGATCCAGAAGCAGTATTCTCACCTCCCCTGGTTTGCTGAGATTGCGAATTTCCTAGCTGCTGAAAAGGAACCACCGAAATTCACTGGAAACGAGAAGAGGAAATTTTTAAGAGAGGCTAGACAGTATGTTTGGGATGAACCGTACTTGTACAAACATTGCAGGGATGACATATTCAGAAGGTGTGTTCCAGAGGCAGACATTCCAGGAATTCTACATCACTGCCATGGTTCCTCTTATGCAGGGCACTTTGCTACATTCAAAACAGTTTCCAAAATTCTCCAAGCAGACTTCTGGTGGCCGACTATGTTCAGGGATGCTCACGCCTTTATAGCCCGATGCGATGCATGTCAGCGACTTGGGAACATCAGCAAGAGGAATGAAATGcctcaaaattatattttagaggTTGAGGTGTTTGACTGTTGA